A region of the Culex quinquefasciatus strain JHB chromosome 1, VPISU_Cqui_1.0_pri_paternal, whole genome shotgun sequence genome:
AGAATCGGTATCGCTAAAGATTctagaatttcccctacttaattattatgtaaatttttaagtGCAATGTAATGCTAACTTCACACTCCAACCCACAGGTCGAATTCTCCTACCCGCCGCTGATCGCCGGCACCGAGGGCCGCCAGGAGTGTCCCTCGGGCTGGAAATACCTGCCAACGTTGGCCCTGCCCGACGGTTCGCACAACTTCAACAAGGACTTTGTGTGCTTCAATCTGCCCAGCCTCGTCGATCCGCACGACTCGATCTACGGCATCAGCTGCTATCGGCAGATTCCGGTGGAGGAGCTGAAGATTCGCACCGCCGATGTGACTCGGAGTACGGTTCAGAAGTCGGTTTGTGCGCTGCTTTCGATTCCGATTTACGGCTACGTCGAGGTGAAGCTGTCGCTGATTGCGCACGCGTACTTTGAGCAGGGTGACTTCGACTGTACGGAGATTCTGGTGCGGGCGTACGAACAGCTGAACGCTTGCCTGACCTCGATGGATCCGCTGGAGGAGTTGGCTCCGTCGTCGAGGTTGCACTTTGTGGGACTGCCGCTGCGGGAGCTGGTGCTGAAGTGGCGCCACAAACTGCTCATGCTGtacaagctgctgctgctgcagaagCGAGTCGTCTGCTACGGATCGCCGGTTCAACCGATTTGTGCACTGATTTTGGGCGTCGTTTCACTTCATCCGGGGCTGCTCGCGGACGGGTTCCAGGAGGTGGCGTGTGTAAAGTAAGTTTGAACAGACTGTTGATCCTTTTTTCATCTTCTAATGACTAACTTCGTTTCAGAACTTCCCGACCGATGTCGCCTATGCCCACCTTTGGAACTCCCCAGGAAGAGCAGAAGAAATTCTCACCGGTGTCCGCGTCCCCCGTGGAAGAGAAAGCAGCTCCCACCGAACCCAGCCCCGTCGAGTCCCTCATCGAATCCGCCCGAGAGGATCGCGAAGACACGCTCAGTGCGGGCAGTACCAAAGAGTTGACGACGCCGGGCTCTGACGAGGTGTCCCAATGTTCGCTGGAAGACGCGGCGCGGAAGCAGCCCGGGCTGGTGCGCGAAACGAGCGTGGACACGATTGCCGCCAACTTTGCCAGTCTGTGCGCCATCAAGCCGGACGAGTGGGCCGCTCCGATGCGGATATTCCACGAGGGGAATCTCTGCCTGCCGTACATCTCGTTGCCGTACATGGACCTGCTGAGTGATCCCTCGGTCAAGGGGTACATCATCGGGGCGTCCAACGTGCTGTTTCAGCAGAAGCGGAACCTGGCGGACGTGATGATCGACGTGGAGAATGCCGTTATTGATGTGTACGAGCTGGAGTTGAAGCGACAGGTGCAGCTCAGCACGGAGGATCTGCGGTTTGCGgattttatcattaaaaatgTGCAGAATCCGAAGGAGGATGCCGAGGGGAGCGAGGTTTGGATTCGGGAGCAGTTCTACGGTTACATGGTGGCGATGGTCAAGTCGTCGCTGCATCCAGGTGAGTGTGTTTaaagcaaacataaaaaaataattcttggtGGACTCTGTCTCTGGAAATATCCCAGGCCTTATAAGAAACCACTGAAAATGAACGACATTAGAAAGTGGTTGTAGCAGTCAGCATTTTTATACTCGAGCGTCTGTCAGTTGACCAACACGAAGATGAGACGAACGCAATCGAGCTCGGCAGTCAAGCAATCGCTCGACACAAAGCTTGTGCTCtctctttttttctaaatctaatctaattctaAATAAGTGCTTGCAACGCTCGTGACAGCAATTATTTGAAAGTAGTCAAGAATGTCAAACTTTCGTGCTTTAATCGAAAGGATTTCTGTCGAGAATTTCTGTCTGTGTGACTTTGACGAACGAAAGCAGAATTCAAAGGGTCGAAAGAAAATGtaaaccatggcttgttattattttttctatttttaaaacattctaaAACCGTTTGTTGGATGTGACAGTTGCCCCGTAATTTTGGTtcctt
Encoded here:
- the LOC6054480 gene encoding late secretory pathway protein AVL9 homolog; the encoded protein is MATKNPILHILVVGFHHKKGCQVEFSYPPLIAGTEGRQECPSGWKYLPTLALPDGSHNFNKDFVCFNLPSLVDPHDSIYGISCYRQIPVEELKIRTADVTRSTVQKSVCALLSIPIYGYVEVKLSLIAHAYFEQGDFDCTEILVRAYEQLNACLTSMDPLEELAPSSRLHFVGLPLRELVLKWRHKLLMLYKLLLLQKRVVCYGSPVQPICALILGVVSLHPGLLADGFQEVACVKTSRPMSPMPTFGTPQEEQKKFSPVSASPVEEKAAPTEPSPVESLIESAREDREDTLSAGSTKELTTPGSDEVSQCSLEDAARKQPGLVRETSVDTIAANFASLCAIKPDEWAAPMRIFHEGNLCLPYISLPYMDLLSDPSVKGYIIGASNVLFQQKRNLADVMIDVENAVIDVYELELKRQVQLSTEDLRFADFIIKNVQNPKEDAEGSEVWIREQFYGYMVAMVKSSLHPEGSKELEHFNVSFMNALKQTACYQDWLARSAGGTIAAFENQIVGHPFAGTLSVADMKLRIAQTMQNSESGRKLNQAVNSTSRVVGGALTTAKGAFSTWWTSITAAVPAGQQQQQSAQQPTAQSTTNSTTTSEESDADVEAAEVDDSDDYSEEEDQEEGGDQDSQSKNVRNNRAELPSQIETAEPTLEVTNNIIEIGKEAEMLDRKQRIFNV